The sequence below is a genomic window from Pseudorca crassidens isolate mPseCra1 chromosome 20, mPseCra1.hap1, whole genome shotgun sequence.
CCCTTCCAGACAAGGAGAGACTCCTTAAGGGGTGAGACCCAGAGGCCCTGGGGCAAACCAGAGAAGGTGCACCCAGAACCCTGGCTGCTGCCCCTACAGGTTCCCAGATCAACTAGTGAGCATACCCGGGAGATGGCCATCAGGATGCATTTCAACGGGGCAGGCGGAGATCCAGGGGCTTGGGTGGCTtactctgctttctgtctccccaGCTCGCCCTCCCTCACTTGCGCAAGAGCCGCGGGAATGTCATCAACATCTCCAGCCTGGTCGGGGCAATTGGCCAGTCCCAGGCGGTTCCCTATGTGGCCACCAAGGTACACCACCGAGGTAGCCTGCCCCTTCCTTCAGGAACCTCAGCCCTGAGGCATGGCCACCTGTGACATGTTGTTATACATCAAGGGTCTCCCAGGAGACAGAGCCTGGTGCAGCCCAATGAAACCTGCAGGGAGAGCGTGACTTCCCTCTTCTGATGCCCCTGCTTGATACCCCCTGGTTGGGAGGAGAGGACAAAAGGAACCTCATCTTCTCTGGTCTGAACTTTCTCCATGTCCCGTCTTCTGCAGGGGGCAGTAACAGCCATGACCAAAGCCTTGGCCCTGGATGAGAGTCAATATGGTGTCCGTGCCAACTGGTGAGCAGCTCCACATGGGCTGAGAGCCTGCTGGGGGAGCTGGGAAGACTGGGAGTGAGCCCAGGAGGCAGTGTTTGTGGCAGACTTCCCTGACCCCGTCTCCTGCCTCACCCCAGCATCTCCCCAGGAAACATCTGGACCCCACTGTGGGAAGAGCTGGCAGCCTCAACGCCTGACCCCACAGTCACAATCCGAGAGGGCATGCTGGCCCAGGTAGGAGTGGGAGCCAGGGCCAGGTGGCATGGGGGTGGCGGTcaggtggtggcttctcttgaccctccttttccccttgtctctccccaggccctgggccgCATGGGCCAGCCAGCGGAGGTGGGGGCTGCCGCTGTTTTCCTGGCCTCCGAAGCCAGCTTCTGCACTGGGATTGAGCTGCTAGTGACTGGGGGTGCGGAGCTGGGGTATGGGTGCAAGGCAGGTCGGGGCACCCCCGTGGAGGCCCCCACCATCCCTTCGTGATCTCCCACATTtccacttgggcttccctgactAGGGCTCTCCCACCCAAAACTCAGTCTCCCAAATTCcagttcccccccccccaactctaGACATCAAGCCCACTTACCAATGTGCCAAACCACCGCACAGGTTCCCTTAAAAGCGCTCTGCAGCCAGAAGGAGGAAGCCATCATTACATTTATTTTCGGCCCTTTATGAGTCCTATCACACCAGGAccccgtccccccgccccacccagccCCACGCATTCCCACGCGTGGCCTGGACCCGAGGGACTACAACTCCCGGCAGGCTTTGCAGCAGGAGCCTGTAGCCAGGGTCTCCTGGGAAATGTATTGCAGGTCGGCTTCACCAGCTCGCTAATTAAAAAGGCCCGTAGGGGAGAGTAAATTAAGCTCCGATTAGGAAATAACGGAGGAGGTAAAGCAAAAAGATCTGCACTTTATTCTTGGCGCTTAGGGAAAAGGAGTTTTGACCTTGCTGCCCGCGGAGTAGGAGGGTGGCCAGCGCCAAAAGTCCTGATGGAAGAGAAAGCCGTCGGGTTGAAACTCCCGGGTCAGAGGGAGGAAAGGCTTGGGGGCTGGACTCCTGGGTTTCTGGAGGAGGAAActagggaagagggaggaggaaactAAGGGGCGTGGACTcccgggctgggaggagggggactcGGTTCCccgaggtggggagaggggcccaGTTGGGGGTAAGTCCCCCAGGTGTGGAGGTGGAGCTGCATCGCTGCTGCGGATTGGCCGCGGCGGTGGgcggtttgggggtggggggcgcgtgAGGCAATCGCTGATTGGCCGCGGAGGAGGCGGGCGCTGTCTCGGCGCCGCGTCCTGACTGCTTCCAGccgaggaggtgggggaggactggggaggagggaagtaAACAGGGAGACACCCTGCGGGGGTGGGGTCAGAATTTGACTGGCTGGGCCTGTGGCTTTTAGGACTGGGGAACAGAATTTGGGAGCAAAATGTCCCAGGGTAGAATTACGCAGACTCAGTGACCTAGGGAACGGAGTTCGAGGATAGAGGAGGAACAATATTTTGGTGTCACAGTAACCTGGATGCAGGAGTTGGGGGAACTCTGACCACGGAAGGTTTGGGGGGCACAGTGACCGCGGAGCACGATGTAGGGGACACTGGTGCAGGTTTGAATTGCTAGCGATTAGAGGGATCCTGAGGGGCTGTAGTCGTCTAACTCTGCCCCTGGGGGTCATGAAGTTGGGGCGACACTCTTGAAGGGGAGTAACCAGGAAATCCTGCTCTACGGGCTGCTCATTGAAGCTCATTGATGAACTGGGGGATTGAAAATTTTCGGGTGTCACTGATGAAGGGAGATGGAAGGAGGCATGTTG
It includes:
- the HSD17B14 gene encoding 17-beta-hydroxysteroid dehydrogenase 14 isoform X2 → MATGTRYAGKVVVVTGGGRGIGAGIVRAFVESGAQVVICDKDESGGRALERELPGTVFLLCDVTQEEDVRTLISETIHRFGRLDCVVNSAGYHPPPQWPEETSAQGFRQLLELNLLGTYTLTKLALPHLRKSRGNVINISSLVGAIGQSQAVPYVATKGAVTAMTKALALDESQYGVRANCISPGNIWTPLWEELAASTPDPTVTIREGMLAQALGRMGQPAEVGAAAVFLASEASFCTGIELLVTGGAELGYGCKAGRGTPVEAPTIPS